The proteins below come from a single Ruegeria sp. THAF33 genomic window:
- a CDS encoding aminoglycoside phosphotransferase family protein: MPGTFQEFLDRWELHQPELVAETAQARVWKVQSEHGPAALKLYRGPDRGNEEPGTALLKAWHDRGAVRVLNEERNAVLMEWLEGPSLGDIARAGRPEDAVAILAETAARLHGKATADVGGLKPLNQVFAPLFGCTFAPACPTLLRKDVLSATNLGQHLLISQPTPVPLHGDLHPDNIILTHNGPRVFDAKGYAGDPAFELANALRHPKGMTELVRDPRQIETCLSLYSEAMNISKKRLTQWAAVKCALSICWRSDGAIENDSEADLLHLFLDVAD; the protein is encoded by the coding sequence ATGCCAGGCACATTCCAAGAGTTTCTGGATCGATGGGAATTGCATCAACCGGAACTGGTTGCCGAGACAGCCCAGGCGCGGGTGTGGAAGGTACAGTCGGAACACGGGCCGGCCGCCCTGAAACTCTATCGCGGACCGGATCGCGGCAACGAAGAACCCGGGACCGCGCTGTTGAAAGCCTGGCATGACCGGGGCGCGGTTCGGGTTCTCAACGAGGAACGGAATGCCGTTCTGATGGAATGGCTGGAAGGCCCGTCTTTGGGGGACATTGCGCGGGCAGGACGTCCTGAAGACGCTGTTGCGATCCTTGCAGAAACGGCGGCGCGCCTGCATGGGAAGGCCACCGCTGACGTCGGTGGCTTGAAACCCCTGAACCAGGTGTTCGCCCCTTTGTTCGGCTGCACCTTTGCTCCGGCCTGCCCAACCCTTCTGCGCAAGGACGTGCTGTCCGCCACGAATCTGGGTCAGCACCTGTTGATCAGCCAGCCCACGCCGGTACCCCTGCACGGGGATCTTCACCCGGACAACATTATTCTGACCCACAATGGCCCGCGGGTTTTCGATGCCAAAGGATATGCAGGAGATCCGGCCTTTGAACTGGCAAATGCACTGCGGCACCCAAAAGGCATGACCGAATTGGTGCGCGATCCCCGGCAGATCGAAACCTGCCTGTCGCTATATTCCGAAGCCATGAATATTTCAAAGAAACGGCTGACCCAATGGGCAGCCGTCAAATGCGCCTTGTCCATCTGCTGGCGATCCGACGGTGCCATCGAAAACGACTCGGAAGCCGACCTTTTGCACCTTTTTCTGGACGTGGCCGATTAG
- a CDS encoding M50 family metallopeptidase, whose amino-acid sequence MKRNSPFLNVLKGHWQLILITALVFLLWNTLVAVPLKILVVFLHELSHAVTILMTGGSVESFSISSQQGGVVVGRGGNRFLSLSAGYLGSLALGMALLILALRTRADRAVLAGFGGVMCLVAVLYIRDPFALVFSIGTGAAMIAAAWYLRPDASDLVLRVIGLTSMIYVPFDIFDDTIQRSGARSDAFMLAEEFGGSAMLWGGIWLVLSCIAIVLCLRYWLGADSNLHFRRSAR is encoded by the coding sequence GTGAAGCGTAACAGCCCTTTCCTGAACGTTCTGAAAGGGCATTGGCAGCTTATCCTCATCACGGCCCTGGTGTTTCTGCTTTGGAATACACTGGTTGCGGTTCCACTGAAGATACTGGTCGTCTTTCTGCATGAGCTGTCTCATGCGGTGACGATCCTGATGACGGGTGGCTCGGTCGAGAGCTTTTCGATCTCATCACAACAGGGCGGCGTTGTCGTCGGCCGGGGCGGCAATCGCTTTCTCAGCCTGTCTGCCGGGTATCTTGGTTCACTGGCGCTTGGCATGGCCCTTTTGATCCTTGCCTTGCGAACAAGGGCCGACCGCGCCGTTCTGGCGGGTTTTGGCGGTGTCATGTGTCTGGTGGCGGTGCTGTATATCCGCGACCCGTTCGCCCTTGTTTTCAGCATCGGAACCGGGGCTGCGATGATTGCTGCGGCGTGGTATCTGCGTCCCGATGCAAGCGATCTGGTGCTGCGTGTGATCGGATTGACCAGTATGATCTATGTCCCTTTCGACATCTTCGATGACACGATCCAACGGTCTGGCGCGCGTTCGGATGCATTCATGCTGGCCGAGGAATTCGGTGGCTCTGCCATGTTGTGGGGCGGGATCTGGCTGGTGCTCAGCTGCATCGCGATCGTTCTTTGCTTGCGCTACTGGCTTGGGGCTGACAGCAACCTGCATTTTCGCAGATCAGCGCGCTGA
- the prfB gene encoding peptide chain release factor 2, which translates to MRAETQNTVAEIEKSLELLAQRMDYETAPHRLEEFNARVEDPNLWDNPEKAQKLMRERQMLVDAIETYESIKTDLSDNIELIELGEMEEDEEVVQDAEAAIKALQAKAAKKELEALLDGEADSNDTFLEINSGAGGTESCDWASMLARMYVRWAEKKGYTVELQSETPGEEAGIKSAAYKISGHNAYGWLKSESGVHRLVRISPFDSAAKRHTSFCSVWVYPVVDDNIEIEVNPADIRIDTYRSSGAGGQHVNTTDSAVRITHIPTGIVVTSSEKSQHQNRDIAMKALKSRLYQLELDRRNADINAAHEAKGDAGWGNQIRSYVLQPYQMVKDLRTNYETSDTKGVLDGDLDGFMAATLALNVAGKSRSEAQGDI; encoded by the coding sequence ATGCGCGCCGAAACCCAGAACACTGTGGCGGAAATCGAAAAGTCGCTGGAGCTGCTGGCGCAGCGCATGGACTATGAGACCGCGCCGCATCGCCTTGAGGAATTCAATGCGCGTGTCGAAGATCCCAACCTGTGGGACAATCCGGAAAAGGCGCAGAAACTGATGCGCGAGCGGCAGATGCTGGTCGACGCGATCGAGACCTACGAGTCCATCAAAACTGATCTCAGCGACAATATCGAACTGATTGAGCTGGGCGAAATGGAAGAAGACGAAGAAGTTGTCCAGGACGCCGAAGCCGCGATCAAGGCGCTTCAGGCCAAGGCCGCGAAGAAAGAGCTTGAGGCCCTGCTTGACGGTGAGGCCGACAGCAACGACACCTTCCTCGAGATCAACTCGGGCGCGGGCGGAACCGAAAGCTGCGACTGGGCCTCGATGCTGGCGCGGATGTATGTGCGCTGGGCCGAGAAAAAAGGCTATACGGTCGAGCTTCAGTCCGAAACCCCGGGTGAAGAGGCAGGGATCAAATCCGCTGCGTACAAGATTTCCGGCCACAACGCCTACGGCTGGCTGAAATCCGAAAGCGGCGTGCACCGGCTGGTGCGGATTTCGCCTTTTGACTCGGCGGCCAAGCGGCACACCTCGTTCTGTTCGGTCTGGGTTTATCCGGTGGTCGACGACAATATCGAGATCGAGGTGAACCCCGCCGATATCCGCATCGACACCTACCGGTCATCGGGTGCCGGTGGTCAGCACGTGAACACCACGGACTCGGCCGTGCGGATCACGCACATTCCAACCGGGATTGTCGTGACCTCGTCCGAGAAGTCGCAGCACCAGAACCGCGATATCGCCATGAAGGCTCTGAAATCGCGCTTGTATCAACTGGAGCTGGACCGCCGGAACGCCGACATCAACGCGGCACACGAGGCCAAGGGGGATGCGGGCTGGGGCAACCAGATCCGGTCATATGTTTTGCAGCCCTACCAGATGGTCAAAGACCTGCGGACCAATTACGAGACCTCGGATACCAAGGGTGTTCTGGACGGCGATCTGGACGGCTTCATGGCGGCCACACTGGCCCTGAACGTGGCGGGCAAGAGCCGCTCCGAGGCCCAGGGCGACATCTGA